From the genome of Papaver somniferum cultivar HN1 chromosome 2, ASM357369v1, whole genome shotgun sequence, one region includes:
- the LOC113349689 gene encoding E3 ubiquitin-protein ligase UPL2-like isoform X3 yields MASLRSSLPARLRHLLSGDGGAVGPSLKLESEPPPSIKTFIDNVIKTPLHDIAIPLTGFRWEYNKGNFHHWRPLFLHFETFFKTYISHRRDLLLSDNILDNDDAFPKHAILQILRVMQTILENCPNKSSFAGVEHFKLLLASTDPEILIATLETLCTLVKINPSKLHVSGKLIGLGSINSYLLSLAQGWGSKEEGLGLYTCITSNERIEEDPSSSLSDVDKEGAKSQYRLGSTLYFEFHGVSAQSTEGSGAMTKSSDLRVIHISDLHTQQEDDLLLLKQCVEQYNVPQEHRFSLLSRIRYARSFCSPSACRLYSRICLLAFIVLVQSNDAHDEIVSFFANEPEYTNELIKIVRSEETIPGTIKTLAMLALAAQLAAYSSSHDRARILSGSSIIAAGGNRMVLLNVFQKAVSSMKSSNDPSTLSLVEALLQFYMLHVISSSSSGSAIRGSGMVPTLLPVLQDVESAHMHLVCLAVKALQKLMNYSNAAVSLFKDLGGVELLAQRLHIEVNRVIGLSGPNDNSMIVEDISNFDDDHLYAQKRLIKALLKALGSATYAPANSSRSHNSHDNSLPISLSTIFRNVERFGGDIYFSAVTVMNELIHKDPTCFSALHELGLPAAFLSSVAAGILPSSKAITCVPSGLGAICLNAKGLEAVNDTTALRFLVDIFTSRKYVLAMNEGVVPLANAVEELLRHVSSLRGTGVDLIIEVIDKLGAFGDDGCSGSSEKGESSNAMETDSEDKKSEGQGSLVSTANSTSDGISDERFVQLCIFHVMVLVHRTMENSETCRLFVEKKGIDALMRLLLRPSIAQSSEGMSIALHSTVVFKGFTQHHSAPLAHAFCVSLRENLKKALGGFDSASGSFLLAPKSTPDKAIFSCLFIVEFLLFLAASRDNRWVAALLMEFGNDSKDVLEDIGRVHREVLWQIALLEDTPVDIEDNSSGSTTDAQKLETNADQSDEQRVNSFRQQLDPLLRRRSSGWSVESQFFDLINMYRDLGRASGGPQRLGMDGSSNPLLRSGHQFHVAGSSEVSGSSKVEGDKQRSYYSLCCDMMRSLSYHISHLFSELGKVMLLPSRRREDSFNVSPASKSVASTFASIVLGHLNFGGHVDPSKSEASISTKCRFLGKVIDFADGILLDRSDSCNAILVNCFYGHGVVQAVLTTFEATSQLLFAVNRAPASPMETDDLKSNQGDKDEADHSWIYGPLASYGTLMDHLVTSNLIISSFTKHLLGQPLTNGNISFPRDAEAFVKVLQSMVLKAVLPIWTHPQFSDCSYEFITTIVSIMRHIYSGVEVKNVTSSSGTRASGPPPNEAAISTIEEMGFTRLRAEEALRQVGTDSVEMAMEWLFSHPEEVLEDDDELARALAMSLGSGKSAMEDDEKEVIPDQEEEALQLPPVDELLLTCTRLLQVKESLAFPIRDLLVMICSQNDGEYRAKVITFIIDHVKLCSSVSESGTSNVLSALFHVLALVLHEDAVARKVALENGLVTIASDLLSQWDPSSQGGEKLHVPKWVTSSFLAIDRLLQVDPKLGSELPEQLKKDVPDTNQSSLVIGEDKPNKLQSTLGLGQPGIGVQEQKRLVEIACRCIKLQLPSETMHVILQLCATLTRTHAVAVSFLDEGGLPSLLSLPTCSLFSGFDNIAATIVRHILEDPQTLQQAMETEIRHSLVAATNRHSNGRLTPRNFLLNLASVISRDPVVFMQASQSTCQIEMVGDRPYVVLLKDREKDKSKEKEKRQSADGKPVSCDINTQTPGSGSAKGLDSNIKSAKVHRKSPQSFTSVIELLLDSVITYVPSPQNDSSGDGFSGAPTLSKMDIDDTANKGKGKAIETVPENNETSGQEASASLAKTVFVLKLLTEILLTYSSSVPILLRRDAEISNCRGPPLMGPPDICSGGIFHHILHKFLPYAGSHKKEKKVDGDWRQKLATRAGQFLVASCIRSTEGRKRVFTDINNVFIEFVESSIGFRPPDCYIQAYTDLLNDILAARSPTGSYISAEASATYIEVGLVKSMTKALRVLDLDHADSSKVVTGMVKALELVTKEHVHASDSTKGENLEKPADENQIERTEAGVDRFQPSETADHNEIVSDHVGPFNAVQTSVSSEFVTDDMENDGDLDGGFGPGAQDDFMHESEETGILENGMETVGIRFDIQRNGQNDLADEEDDDDDEMSEDDEGDEVDEDDDEDEDDDEEHHDLDEDEVHHMSHPDTDQEDQEIDEDEFDEDVMEEEDEDEEDDEDGVILRLEEGINGINVFDHIEVFGRENNFPNDALHVMPVEVFGSRRQGRTTSIYNLLGRSVDNGAPSQHPLLTEPSSSLHPSPFRQSGDIILSDRNLENASSRLDTIFRSLRSGGRHGHRFNMWVEDSQQRGGSSAPVIPQGLEELLVSQLRRPTPEKPSENTNDMDVQAEGEGAQLEQQETGVAVGPPVESNGETSIPASSSELVEAENSNVAPEANEFLQGADASSAHAQAVDMQYERNGTVVRDVEAVSQESSESGATLGESLRSLEVEIGSADGHDDGGERQGSTDRLPLGDLQPARPRRANPLTNPMPPSSRDASLHSVSEVSENPDQGADQSVLASDQQIDRATDSSSIDPAFLDALPEELRAEVLSAQQGQVAQPSNAQPENANDIDPEFLAALPPDIRAEVLAQQQAQRLHQSQELEGQPVEMDTVSIIATFPAELREEVLLTSSDAVLANLTPALVAEATMLRERVAHRYHSRTLFGMYPRNRRGESSRRGDAPGSSVDRAGGNLASRRSVGGKLIEAEGAPLVDTEALKALIRLLRIVQPIYKGQLQKLLLNLCAHHESRAGLVQILMDMLMLDTRKPVHQLSDGSEPSYRLYSCQSYVMYSRPQFLDGVPPLVSRRILETLTYLARNHPNVAKLLLQLELPRSPARELHGSDQGRGKAVMVMEEDDKQHQEGDASIVLLLSLLNLPLYLRSIAHLEQLLNLLEVVIDNAESSSNTSNTTEVSPTEQPSGPEIAASDAGLNSDVGASSNDAMPAKSETSKPSTSSHANKECDVHSVLLGLPQAELRLLCSLLAREGLSDNAYALVGEVLKKLVAIAPTYCHLFIRELATSVENLSRSAIGELQVFGEAEKALLSSTSNDGTAILRVLQALSSLVACLQEKKKDPEGKDQTDTQTQVRGINSVLDPLWLELSTCISKIESYSDAVPDLFPASRSLSPTTASAVSPLPAGTQNVLPYIESFFVTCEKLDPLQAGASNDLSAAGTSEIEEATTSSGQQRTTSASNAKGDEKNAVFVKFSEKHRKLLNAFIRQNPGLLEKSFSLMLKVPRFIDFDNKRSHFRSKIKHQHDHHHSPLRISVRRAYILEDSYNQLRMRSTQDLKGRLTVHFQGEEGIDAGGLTREWYQLLSRVIFDKGALLFTTVGNESTFQPNPNSVYQTEHLSYFKFVGRVVGKALFDGQLLDVHFTRSFYKHILGVKVTYHDIEAIDPDYFKNLKWMLENDISDVLDLTFSMDADEEKLILYERAEVTDYELIPGGRNIRVTEENKHEYVDLVAEHRLTTAIRPQINAFLEGFNELISRELISIFNDKELELLISGLPDIDLDDMRANTEYSGYSSASPIIQWFWEVAQGFSKEDKARLLQFVTGTSKVPLEGFSALQGISGSQRFQIHKAYGSADHLPSAHTCFNQLDLPEYPSKQHLEERLLLAIHEANEGFGFG; encoded by the exons ATGGCTTCCTTGAGATCGAGTTTGCCAGCTAGGTTGCGGCATCTCTTATCTGGTGATGGAGGAGCTGTTGGTCCTTCTCTAAAGCTCGAGTCTGAGCCT CCTCCTTCAATTAAGACTTTTATTGATAATGTGATCAAGACTCCATTACATGATATAGCCATACCTCTTACAGGCTTCAGATGGGAGTACAATAAG GGAAATTTTCACCATTGGAGGCCGCTTTTTTTGCATTTTGAGACCTTTTTCAAGACATATATCTCTCATAGGAGAGATCTTCTATTATCTGATAACATTTTGGACAATGATGACGCTTTCCCCAAGCATGCCATCCTGCAGATTTTAAGGGTGATGCAAACAATTCTAGAGAATTGCCCTAACAAGAGTTCATTTGCCGGAGTAGAG CATTTCAAGCTCTTACTTGCATCAACAGACCCAGAGATTCTTATTGCTACTTTGGAGACTCTCTGTActttggtgaagataaacccgtCGAAGCTACATGTGAGTGGCAAGTTGATAGGGTTGGGCTCGATAAATAGTTATCTTCTCAGTCTGGCACAAGGATGGGGAAGCAAAGAAGAAGGACTGGGTCTATATACATGTATTACATCAAATGAGAGAATAGAAGAGGACCCTTCTTCCTCTCTGTCTGATGTGGATAAGGAAGGTGCCAAATCTCAATATAGGTTAGGTTCAACCCTTTATTTTGAATTCCATGGGGTTAGTGCTCAGAGCACTGAGGGAAGCGGTGCCATGACAAAGTCTTCTGACTTGCGTGTCATACACATTTCTGATCTGCATACACAGCAGGAAGATGATTTATTATTGCTGAAGCAGTGTGTCGAGCAATACAATGTACCTCAAGAGCACAGGTTCTCATTGCTGTCCAGAATTAGATATGCCCGGTCTTTCTGTTCTCCTAGCGCCTGCAGACTTTATAGCAGGATCTGCCTTCTTGCATTTATTGTGCTTGTGCAATCTAATGATGCTCATGATGAGATTGTGTCTTTCTTTGCGAATGAGCCGGAGTACACAAACGAGTTGATCAAGATTGTTCGATCAGAGGAAACTATCCCTGGAACCATCAAGACCCTTGCTATGCTTGCGTTAGCTGCACAGTTGGCTGCATATTCATCATCTCATGATCGGGCCCGCATACTGAGTGGATCAAGCATCATCGCTGCTGGGGGGAACCGCATGGTTCTTCTGAATGTGTTTCAGAAAGCCGTTTCGTCAATGAAGAGTTCTAATGATCCGTCAACTCTTTCTTTGGTTGAAGCACTTCTACAATTTTACATGCTCCATGTTATATCCTCTTCAAGTTCAGGGAGCGCCATTAGAGGTTCAGGAATGGTTCCAACACTCTTGCCTGTACTTCAAGATGTTGAGTCTGCACATATGCATCTGGTCTGTCTTGCTGTAAAAGCTCTGCAGAAACTCATGAATTATAGTAATGCTGCTGTTTCTCTGTTCAAAGATTTGGGTGGAGTAGAACTCTTGGCTCAGAGGTTACATATTGAAGTAAATAGAGTTATTGGTTTGTCTGGTCCAAATGATAACTCAATGATCGTGGAAGACATATCAAATTTTGACGATGATCATTTGTATGCACAGAAGCGCCTCATCAAGGCTTTACTGAAGGCACTCGGTTCTGCCACTTATGCCCCTGCAAACTCTTCAAGGTCACATAACTCTCATGATAACTCATTGCCCATCTCTTTGTCAACCATTTTTCGTAACGTTGAGCGATTTGGGGGGGACATTTATTTCTCAGCAGTGACTGTTATGAATGAACTTATCCACAAGGACCCGACTTGTTTCTCTGCATTGCATGAATTGGGTCTTCCTGCAGCCTTTCTGTCTTCAGTGGCGGCTGGAATACTTCCATCCTCAAAAGCTATAACATGTGTTCCTAGTGGGTTAGGTGCGATCTGTCTTAATGCGAAAGGCTTAGAGGCAGTTAATGACACCACGGCTTTGCGATTCCTTGTAGACATCTTCACTTCCAGGAAATATGTGTTAGCTATGAACGAGGGTGTTGTCCCTTTGGCAAATGCAGTGGAAGAGCTTTTGCGGCATGTGTCTTCATTGAGAGGCACTGGTGTTGACCTAATAATCGAAGTTATTGATAAACTTGGTGCCTTCGGGGATGATGGGTGTTCTGGGTCATCTGAAAAAGGGGAAAGCAGTAATGCAATGGAAACAGACTCTGAAGACAAAAAAAGTGAAGGTCAGGGAAGCTTAGTTAGTACAGCCAATTCAACTTCTGATGGCATCAGCGATGAGCGATTTGTTCAGCTGTGCATCTTTCATGTGATGGTACTTGTTCACAGAACAATGGAAAACTCAGAAACTTGTAGATTATTTGTTGAGAAGAAGGGGATTGATGCTTTGATGAGGCTTTTGTTGCGACCTAGCATTGCTCAATCATCTGAAGGGATGTCTATTGCTTTGCACAGCACTGTGGTTTTTAAGGGTTTTACCCAGCATCACTCTGCTCCGTTGGCACATGCCTTCTGTGTCTCTCTTAGGGAAAATTTGAAGAAAGCTCTAGGAGGGTTTGATTCGGCATCTGGTTCATTTTTGCTGGCTCCGAAGTCCACACCTGATAAAGCGATTTTTTCTTGCCTTTTTATTGTGGAGTTCCTTCTCTTTCTTGCTGCATCTAGAGATAACCGTTGGGTAGCTGCTTTACTGATGGAGTTTGGTAATGATAGCAAGGATGTCCTGGAAGATATAGGGCGTGTCCATCGAGAGGTTTTATGGCAGATAGCTCTCCTTGAAGATACACCAGTTGACATTGAGGATAACAGTTCTGGTTCCACAACCGATGCACAGAAATTAGAAACAAATGCAGATCAAAGCGACGAACAGAGAGTCAACTCTTTTAGGCAGCAACTTGATCCCTTACTCAGGCGAAGATCATCTGGATGGAGTGTTGAATCTCAATTTTTTGACCTTATAAACATGTATCGAGATCTTGGTCGTGCAAGTGGTGGTCCGCAGAGGCTTGGTATGGATGGTTCTTCTAATCCACTGCTTAGATCTGGCCATCAGTTTCATGTAGCTGGCTCTTCTGAAGTTAGTGGGTCTAGTAAAGTGGAAGGTGATAAGCAGAGATCATACTATTCATTGTGCTGTGACATGATGAGATCACTTTCTTATCATATCAGCCATCTATTCTCAGAGTTGGGAAAAGTTATGTTGCTTCCTTCACGTCGTCGGGAAGATTCTTTTAATGTGTCCCCTGCTTCAAAGTCCGTTGCTTCCACTTTTGCCTCCATTGTCTTGGGACACTTGAATTTTGGTGGGCATGTTGATCCTTCTAAATCAGAGGCTTCCATATCAACTAAGTGTAGGTTCCTTGGTAAGGTTATTGATTTTGCAGATGGCATTCTGCTTGACAGATCAGACTCCTGCAATGCTATTTTAGTGAACTGCTTCTATGGCCATGGGGTTGTTCAGGCAGTATTGACCACTTTTGAAGCTACAAGTCAATTACTTTTTGCAGTCAACAGAGCCCCAGCCTCCCCCATGGAGACAGATGACCTGAAATCTAACCAGGGTGACAAGGACGAAGCAGACCACTCTTGGATATATGGTCCGTTGGCCAGTTATGGTACACTAATGGATCACCTAGTCACTTCAAACCTGATCATTTCTTCTTTCACAAAGCATTTGCTTGGACAGCCTCTTACAAATGGAAACATTTCTTTTCCAAGAGATGCAGAAGCATTTGTAAAGGTTCTCCAATCCATGGTTCTGAAGGCAGTGCTTCCCATATGGACTCATCCTCAATTTAGTGACTGCAGTTACGAGTTCATTACGACCATTGTTTCCATCATGAGGCATATATATTCTGGAGTGGAAGTTAAAAATGTTACTAGCAGCAGTGGAACTCGTGCAAGTGGTCCTCCTCCAAATGAAGCTGCTATATCAACAATTGAAGAGATGGGCTTTACCAGGTTGAGGGCTGAAGAAGCTCTGAGGCAAGTGGGAACAGATAGTGTTGAGATGGCAATGGAGTGGTTGTTTTCACATCCGGAGGAGGTcctagaagatgatgatgaacttgCTCGAGCTCTTGCTATGTCTCTTGGGTCTGGGAAGTCGGCCATGGAAGATGATGAAAAAGAGGTCATCCCAGATCAGGAGGAAGAAGCACTCCAGCTTCCACCCGT TGATGAACTGTTACTAACGTGTACACGGCTTTTGCAGGTGAAAGAATCTCTAGCTTTTCCTATCAGAGACCTGCTTGTAATGATATGCTCCCAAAATGATGGTGAATACAGGGCTAAAGTTATTACCTTCATAATTGACCATGTAAAGCTATGCAGTTCTGTTTCTGAAAGTGGAACCAGCAATGTGCTATCTGCACTTTTCCATGTTCTAGCCCTGGTTCTTCATGAGGATGCAGTGGCACGAAAAGTTGCCTTGGAAAATGGGCTGGTAACTATTGCTTCTGATTTGCTTTCTCAGTGGGACCCAAGTTCACAAGGAGGGGAGAAACTGCATGTGCCGAAGTGGGTCACATCATCTTTTCTTGCAATTGATCGTCTATTGCAAGTAGATCCGAAACTGGGTTCTGAGCTTCCAGAGCAGTTGAAAAAAGATGTTCCAGATACCAATCAATCATCACTTGTTATTGGTGAGGACAAGCCTAACAAATTGCAATCTACGTTGGGATTAGGTCAACCTGGCATTGGGGTTCAGGAGCAGAAAAGACTTGTTGAGATTGCTTGTAGGTGTATTAAGCTGCAACTTCCTTCTGAAACCATGCATGTGATTCTCCAGCTATGTGCTACACTTACCAGAACTCATGCTGTTGCTGTGAGCTTTCTCGACGAGGGTGGTTTGCCGTCACTGCTTTCTTTACCGACATGTAGCCTCTTTTCCGGATTTGATAACATTGCTGCTACCATAGTCCGTCATATTCTTGAAGATCCCCAGACACTTCAGCAAGCAATGGAAACTGAGATACGCCATAGCTTAGTGGCCGCAACAAATAGGCATTCAAATGGAAGGCTGACTCCACGCAATTTTCTGCTAAATTTAGCTTCTGTCATCTCTAGGGATCCAGTGGTCTTTATGCAAGCTTCGCAGTCCACTTGTCAAATTGAGATGGTTGGTGATAGACCATATGTTGTGTTACTGAAAGATCGTGAGAAAGACAAGtccaaggagaaagaaaagcgtCAATCTGCTGATGGGAAACCTGTTTCATGCGATATTAACACTCAGACTCCTGGGAGTGGCAGCGCTAAGGGCTTGGATTCAAATATCAAAAGTGCCAAAGTTCATCGAAAATCTCCTCAGAGTTTTACAAGCGTGATTGAACTTCTTTTGGATTCTGTAATTACCTATGTACCATCTCCACAAAATGACAGTTCAGGTGATGGGTTTTCTGGTGCCCCAACATTATCAAAAATGGACATTGATGACACTGCGAATAAAGGGAAAGGAAAGGCAATTGAGACAGTGCCTGAAAATAATGAGACCAGTGGCCAAGAAGCTTCTGCATCTCTTGCAAAGACAGTTTTTGTTCTGAAGTTGTTGACCGAGATACTTTTGACATACTCCTCTTCCGTGCCTATTCTTCTTCGAAGAGATGCCGAGATCAGCAACTGCAGAGGTCCTCCTCTAATGGGCCCTCCTGACATTTGCAGTGGAGGAATATTTCATCATATTCTTCACAAGTTTCTTCCTTATGCTGGAAGccacaagaaggaaaagaaagttgACGGCGACTGGAGGCAGAAACTAGCAACCAGGGCTGGCCAGTTTTTGGTTGCCTCTTGCATACGCTCAACAGAGGGGAGGAAGAGGGTTTTCACGGATATCAATAACGTGTTTATTGAGTTTGTAGAATCATCTATTGGTTTCAGGCCTCCGGATTGCTATATTCAAGCGTATACTGATCTTCTCAATGATATCCTAGCTGCTCGCTCTCCTACGGGTTCATATATTTCAGCTGAAGCCTCAGCAACATACATAGAAGTTGGACTAGTGAAATCGATGACTAAAGCTCTTCGTGTCTTGGACCTTGATCATGCTGATTCGTCTAAGGTTGTCACTGGGATGGTTAAGGCTCTTGAGTTGGTGACGAAGGAACATGTTCACGCTTCTGACTCCACAAAGGGTGAGAACTTAGAAAAGCCTGCTGATGAGAACCAAATAGAACGAACTGAAGCTGGTGTTGATAGGTTCCAACCATCAGAGACTGCTGATCATAACGAAATTGTATCTGATCATGTCGGGCCTTTCAATGCAGTACAGACATCTGTCAGCTCAGAATTTGTCACAGATGATATGGAAAATGATGGGGATCTTGATGGAGGTTTCGGTCCAGGAGCTCAAGATGACTTCATGCATGAATCTGAAGAAACTGGCATTCTTGAGAATGGAATGGAAACTGTAGGAATAAGATTTGACATCCAACGGAATGGGCAAAATGACcttgctgatgaagaagatgatgatgatgatgagatgtCAGAGGATGATGAGGGAGATGAAGTTGACGAagacgatgatgaagatgaggatgatgatgaagaacatcatgaccTTGATGAAGATGAAGTTCATCACATGTCGCATCCTGACACAGATCAGGAAGATCAAGAAATTGAcgaagatgaatttgatgaagatgTGATGGAGGAAGAGGATGAGGATGAGGAGGATGACGAAGATGGTGTAATTCTCAGGTTGGAGGAGGGTATAAATGGGATAAATGTTTTTGACCATATTGAGGTTTTTGGTAGGGAAAATAATTTCCCTAATGACGCTCTGCATGTGATGCCTGTTGAAGTTTTTGGTTCTAGACGCCAAGGGCGGACGACATCGATTTACAATCTTCTAGGAAGAAGTGTTGATAATGGAGCACCTTCTCAACATCCTCTCCTGACTGAACCTTCTTCTTCGTTGCATCCATCTCCGTTTAGACAATCAG GTGATATTATCTTATCAGATAGGAATTTGGAGAATGCTTCATCCCGGCTGGATACTATTTTCCGGTCACTGAGGAGTGGTGGCCGGCATGGACATCGTTTCAATATGTGGGTAGAGGATAGCCAACAACGAGGTGGTTCCAGTGCACCTGTTATTCCACAAGGTCTTGAGGAGCTGCTTGTTTCCCAGTTGAGAAGACCAACTCCTGAAAAACCTTCTGAAAATACAAATGACATGGATGTCCAAGCTGAAGGGGAGGGAGCTCAGTTAGAACAACAAGAAACAGGAGTAGCAGTAGGGCCACCTGTTGAAAGCAATGGAGAAACTTCTATCCCAGCATCCAGTTCTGAGTTGGTAGAAGCTGAAAACAGTAATGTTGCTCCAGAAGCCAATGAATTTCTTCAAGGAGCAGATGCATCATCAGCGCATGCTCAAGCTGTTGACATGCAGTATGAACGCAATGGAACTGTTGTGCGGGATGTTGAAGCGGTAAGCCAAGAGAGCAGTGAAAGTGGAGCAACCCTAGGGGAAAGTCTCCGTAGCCTTGAAGTGGAAATTGGAAGTGCTGATGGCCATGATGATGGAGGAGAAAGACAAGGATCTACAGATAGATTGCCGTTGGGTGATCTTCAGCCAGCACGGCCAAGAAGAGCAAATCCATTAACAAATCCCATGCCACCTAGTAGCAGAGATGCTTCACTTCACAGCGTTAGTGAAGTGTCGGAAAATCCTGATCAAGGAGCAGATCAAAGTGTTCTAGCTAGCGACCAGCAGATTGACAGGGCAACTGATTCCAGTTCAATTGATCCTGCATTCCTGGATGCACTACCAGAGGAGTTGCGTGCTGAAGTACTGTCTGCTCAACAAGGTCAAGTGGCACAACCTTCGAATGCCCAACCTGAGAATGCAAATGATATAGATCCTGAATTCCTAGCAGCCCTCCCTCCAGATATCCGTGCAGAGGTTTTAGCACAGCAGCAAGCTCAGAGATTGCACCAATCCCAGGAGCTGGAAGGGCAACCTGTTGAAATGGATACCGTTTCCATTATAGCCACATTCCCTGCTGAATTAAGAGAAGAG GTGCTATTGACATCATCTGATGCTGTTCTTGCCAATCTAACCCCTGCCCTTGTTGCGGAGGCAACTATGTTACGAGAAAGAGTGGCACATCGTTACCATAGTCGTACCCTTTTTGGTATGTATCCTAGAAACCGCAGAGGAGAATCTTCTAGGCGGGGTGATGCTCCTGGATCGAGTGTAGACAGAGCTGGTGGGAACCTCGCTTCCCGCAGATCCGTAGGTGGGAAATTAATCGAAGCTGAAGGGGCACCTTTAGTTGACACAGAAGCTTTGAAGGCATTGATACGGTTGCTTCGTATTGTCCAG CCCATCTATAAAGGTCAGTTGCAGAAGCTTCTTTTGAACCTATGTGCTCATCATGAGAGTAGAGCTGGTTTGGTGCAAATTCTGATGGATATGCTGATGCTTGATACACGCAAGCCTGTCCATCAATTAAGTGATGGGTCAGAGCCCTCATATAGGCTGTATTCTTGCCAGAGTTATGTTATGTACTCTCGCCCTCAATTTTTAGATG GGGTTCCTCCCTTGGTGTCCCGACGTATTCTTGAAACTCTCACCTACTTGGCACGAAATCATCCAAATGTGGCAAAGCTTTTGCTCCAGCTCGAGCTGCCTCGTTCTCCTGCAAGAGAGTTGCATGGATCTGATCAGGGGCGTGGCAAAGCTGTGATGGTTATGGAAGAGGATGATAAGCAGCATCAGGAAGGGGATGCGTCGATTGTCTTGCTTTTGAGTTTGTTGAATCTTCCACTTTATTTGAGGAGCATTGCTCATCTAGAACAA TTGCTAAATTTATTGGAAGTTGTCATTGATAATGCTGAAAGTAGCTCCAACACGTCTAATACGACAGAAGTATCGCCTACTGAGCAACCGTCTGGCCCTGAAATAGCGGCTTCTGATGCGGGGTTAAATTCTGATGTGGGTGCCTCTTCTAATGATGCTATGCCAGCCAAAAGTGAAACCTCTAAACCTTCCACATCTTCTCATGCAAATAAGGAATGTGACGTTCACTCTGTACTACTTGGCCTACCACAAGCTGAACTCAGGCTTTTATGCTCTTTGCTTGCACGTGAAGG TTTATCAGACAATGCTTATGCTCTTGTCGGTGAGGTTTTAAAGAAGTTGGTGGCTATTGCTCCAACTTATTGCCATTTATTTATCAGAGAGTTAGCAACTTCAGTAGAAAACCTTTCTAGATCTGCCATTGGTGAATTGCAAGTATTTGGAGAAGCAGAAAAGGCACTGCTTAGCTCAACTTCCAATGATGGTACTGCAATCCTGAGGGTTCTACAAGCACTAAGCTCTCTTGTTGCATGCttgcaagagaagaagaaagatccTGAAGGAAAAGATCAGACTGATACTCAAACTCAGGTGCGGGGGATAAATTCAGTTTTGGATCCCTTATGGTTGGAGTTAAGCACATGCATAAGCAAGATAGAGAGCTACTCAGATGCTGTTCCTGATTTATTCCCTGCATCCAGAAGCTTATCACCCACGACAGCAAGTGCAGTATCCCCACTTCCTGCGGGTACTCAGAATGTGTTGCCATATATTGAATCGTTCTTTGTAACATGTGAGAAGTTAGATCCTTTACAAGCAGGAGCCAGTAATGACCTCTCTGCTGCTGGGACTTCTGAAATTGAAGAGGCCACAACTTCCTCCGGACAGCAGAGGACAACTTCGGCTTCCAATGCAAAAGGTGATGAGAAAAATGCTGTATTTGTGAAGTTCTCAGAAAAGCATAGGAAGCTGTTGAATGCTTTTATAAGACAAAACCCTGGGCTGCTCGAAAAGTCATTCTCTCTGATGTTGAAGGTGCCGCGTTTTATCGACTTCGACAACAAGCGGTCTCACTTCAGATCAAAAATAAAGCACCAGCATGACCATCATCATAGTCCATTGAGAATTTCAGTCAGAAGAGCTTACATTCTCGAAGATTCATATAACCAGCTGCGCATGCGTTCCACCCAAGATCTAAAGGGGAGGTTGACTGTTCATTTCCAGGGAGAGGAAGGAATTGATGCTGGTGGACTTACAAGGGAGTGGTATCAGTTGTTGTCAAGGGTTATTTTTGACAAGGGGGCGCTACTTTTTACAACAGTTGGTAATGAGTCAACATTTCAGCCGAATCCCAACTCTGTTTACCAGACAGAACATCTTTCATACTTCAAGTTTGTTGGCCGAGTG